Genomic DNA from Shouchella patagoniensis:
AAGTAATAACTGCACGTTCAACTCGATTTTCACGTTGAATACGTTTGCCTAATTCGATTGCTGCCGCTAATTCAATTGCTTTTGCGAAGCCAATTCCTCGAATTGTTTGAATCTCTTCAATGGAAGCCTCACTTAGCTGCGCCAATGTTGAAAACCGCATTAAGAGGTCTGAAGCAACATGGAGCGCGGAAAATTCTTTAGTCCCTGAACGAAGCAGTAAGGCGATAATTTCCTGATTGGATAGCGCCTTTGCTCCTTCGCGCGCAAATCTTTCCCTTGGTCGCTCTGTTTGCGGTACATCACGTATAAATACCGTCACCAATAGAGCCTCCTTTTAAGAAATATGAGGGTAAATCTGAAAGCGCTCAAGCTCTTCTACTGTTCTTGAAAGAGGGAGACCCGCAACCGTATAAAAATCTCCTTCTAAGCGAGATACAAACATCCCACCTAGGCTCTGAATACCATAAGCCCCAGCTTTATCCATCGAATCGTCAGAGCGCAAATAACGATCAAGTTGCTCAGTCGTTATAGATGTCATTGTTACTTTGGCAATCTCATAAAAAACACGAACCTGTTCGCCTTTCACAATCGCAACTCCTGTACAGACATCGTGGGTGTTTCCTGAAAGAAGCATTAACATTTCTCGGGCCTCTTGTTTTGACCGAGGTTTTCCTAATAGGTTGCCTTTATAAGACACCACCGTATCAGCACCAAGGACAACCGAGTTTTGATTTGATGCCGCAACATGTTTTGCTTTTCGAAGTGCTAGCGTGCAGACGACCTCTTTAAGTGGTAGTCCTTCTTGAATTGTTTCATCAACATTACTTGGGATAACGGAAAATTGGTAGTGGCACTGCTTTAAAAAATCACTACGCCTCGGGGAATTGGAGGCTAAAAGAAGGGTATTCATTATAGTCACCTCTACATTCTATTCTCTATCTTGTACAGGTCTATCTTAGTATATCAATACTTCTTAAGCAAAAACAAGACGTTTATTAGCAAAAGACGTTCAACTAATTATTTCGCATCTAATGGAGCGGCATTGATTGTTCACCTATAAGAAAAACGAAAGCGGGATCAGATGAATTGGCGACCAACAACCTACATTCACTACAATCAAAAAAACTTGTCGACAACTCCTTTTAATGGGTATTTGTCGACAAGCTACACAACTAAAAACCTTTATTATAAATACTGATCAAACCAACTAGTAATAGCATTTAATCGCTCTATTCGCAAATTTGGTTTTCCACTACGAGATAACTCATGATTTGATTGTGGAAATCGAATAAAACGAGTTTCCTTTTCTTGCTTTTTTAAAGCAATAAATAATTGCTCCGCTTGCTCAATTGGGCATCGTAAATCATTTTCACCATGTAAGATTAATAGCGGAGTGTTAATTGCTTTTACATATTTTAACGGAGAATGTTCCCAAAGTGTTTCAATATCAGTTAGATTCGCCTTTATTTGCCATTCAGAGAAATAGTAACCAATATCACTAACCCCATAAAAACTAATCCAATTAGAAATGGACCTTTGAGTGACAGCAGCTTTGAACCGATCCGTATGACCAACTACCCAGTTAGTCATAAACCCTCCATAGCTGCCACCCGTTATTCCTAAACGATTTATGTCAATCCAGTTATGTTCTTCTATTGCATAATCAAGTATGTCCATCAAATCTTGAAAATCACCATTCCCATAGTCACCACGCACTGCATCAACAAATGATTGACCGTACCCGAGTCCTCCTCTTGGGTTTGTAAATAATACCCCATATCCTTTTGCTGTAAGCACTTGAAATTCATGAAAATATGTTT
This window encodes:
- a CDS encoding Maf family protein; its protein translation is MNTLLLASNSPRRSDFLKQCHYQFSVIPSNVDETIQEGLPLKEVVCTLALRKAKHVAASNQNSVVLGADTVVSYKGNLLGKPRSKQEAREMLMLLSGNTHDVCTGVAIVKGEQVRVFYEIAKVTMTSITTEQLDRYLRSDDSMDKAGAYGIQSLGGMFVSRLEGDFYTVAGLPLSRTVEELERFQIYPHIS